Sequence from the Clostridium saccharobutylicum DSM 13864 genome:
AATACTTCTTTTGAAACTAAAATGCCAGATGGTAATAATTATTCTATAAGTGTTCAAAAACAATCAAATTCAAATTTAAGCTTAAACTGGACATACATATGTTTTGTAGAAACAAGTGAATTTATGAGTAGTGCTAGAAGCATAGGGATGGTAACAATTTTATTTATTGTAATTTTTTCAATATTAAGCATAGCGATAACAATTTTTATTGCTAGAAAAATTGCAAATCCAATAAGTAATATTGCTAGTCACCTACAATTAATGGGAAATGGTGATTTTTCAGTAGAAATGGATTCTAAATATTTAAAGATTAATGATGAAGTTGGTGAAATAGCTAAATCAACTAAAACAATGCAGTCATCATTAAAAGAAATGTTATCAATAATACAAAATCATTCTAATGGTATTAACAATAAAGCTGAAAATTTACATGACGCTGCTGAATCGGTATCCAATTCATCAGGAGAAGTTGCTAATGCAATTCAAGAAGTTGCTAAGGGTACAGATGAACAGGCACATAATTTGATTAATGCAACTAATATACTTTCAAATTTTGCAACAGCAATTGAAATAATGACAAAGACACTAACTGATATACAAGAAAAAACTAATTCCATTAATAAAACAGCAAGTGAAGGAAATGACAATATGAGTGGATTGGTTTTGTCAGTAAAAAGTGTAGATGTAACTTTTAAAGAATTTGGAGAAAAGCTTAGTCTTTTAGGTCAAAATGTAAATAAAGTAAATGAAATTACTAATTTAATTGATAGCATTGCAGAACAAACAAATTTATTAGCATTAAATGCAGCAATTGAAGCATCTAGGGCGGGGGAATCTGGTAAAGGATTTGCTGTAGTAGCAGATGAAATAAGAAAATTGGCAGAGCAAAGCAAAAATTCTGCTGATGAAATTGCTCACTTATTAGGCAGTATTACAAATGATACAAGTTCTATTTTAAAGAATAGTGACAATATGAAAATTGAATTAAATAACCAATTAACTGGAATAAATTCAACAATAAAATCATTTAAAGAAATTGTTGGTGAAGTTGAAAATGTAATTCCCAAAATAAATAACGCAAATTCTTCTGCTGAAAATATAAATAAAGAAAAAGATAATATTTTAAGCAAAGTTGAAAATATATCTGCGATTTCACAAGAAACATCTGCCTCATCTGAAGAAATTGCAGCTTCATCTGAAGAAATGAGTGCAACTGCTGAAAACTTATTCTCTACAGTAGAGAACTTAAGAGATATGGCTAAAGATATGATTAAACAAGTAAATAATTTTAAATTATAATAATAATTTTAAACATATGAAAAGTAAAAAAGTTTGTGTGAAAAACAAACTTTTGTTGTCAGTATTAGTTGTGAATTAATTGATTTTCAATTAAGAAGGTATAGGATAGCAAAAATTTACGTTTTTTATAGAAAGGAAATTTCATATATATTTAATCATGATAAGATTTAGAGTTTGCATGTAGTTTCGCGTCGAATACTAAAAGTGTTTGATGGTTCTTAAAAAATTAATAGTAGATTTCAAATGTCACGCTTTGCCTCCACCAAATAAGAACTAGAATTTTAATGCAATGCAATGCAATGCAAAGCCACTGATTTCAGTGTTTATTGGAACAAACAGTGGTGGAAAATTTTAAGTTTTGAGTTTAGATTTATATAATGGACATGCACGCCTCTGATTCTTTTCTAATTATGGGTGTGCACTTTTTAGCAAAAATAATATTTAATATTTTTTAAGATTATAATATAAATCAAAAAGAAAGCAGAGTGCATTAAGCATTGATATTTATAAATGAAAGTTCAATTTGTGGTTATTGAAGTATTATCTAAAATCTACTATACTCTAAATATAGATTTGTGTTTATGGAGAAGATAAAAAATGAATAGCATAAGAAAAACAATTAATGAGTATATTAATAAAATTGATAAAATGTTAAGCAATGGGAAGTTTTATAATTATATTGAATATATGGTGTTCCCACATTATAAAAATTTAGAACCTAATTCTAGGATTGAACTGAATTTTCCGATGACAATATTAATTGGAAAAAATGGTTCTGGAAAAAGTTCAACTTTACATGCTTTCTATGGAGCACCTAAAGGATATAGCACTGGTGAATATTGGTTTTCAACTAATATTGATCCAATTGTTGAAACTGGTGATTCAGAAAGAAATAGATATTTTTATGGGTACAAGGAAAATTCAAAAAGTTATATTAAAGAGGTAAGAAAAGCTAGAATTAAACGTTCAGAATCAAACATCAAAAAAGCTGATTTAGATTATTGGGAAACTACTAGACCATCCATAACAGATGGAATGATACCACTATCTGATAAGAATTCACGTAATAATCCTGTTGTGAAGGACGTAATATATGTTGATTTTAGAGGAGAGATAAGTGCATTTGACAAATATTTTTACTTTTTTGAACCTCGTAATGGTAAAAAACAGGATTATTTAAGAAAACATTCTAAATTCTTATCGAAAATTTTTGATGGCGATGATGCTAGGTATGGAAGATACCCTGATAATAAATTGTTTGATAAGTTGATTATAATGGAAAAAAAGCATATTGAAATAATAAATAAAATTTTAGGTAAAAATTATATAGAGATTAAGATGGTAAAACATAAAGTATATGAAAAATGGGGCACATCTATATTTGTTAAAACAGGATTTAAATCTACATATTCAGAAGCAAATTCCGGAAGTGGTGAAAGTGCAATTATTAAATTAGTATATAAAATAATGAATGCTAAACCATTCTCTCTTATTCTGTTGGATGAGCCAGAAGTTTCATTACATCCTAGTGCTCAACTACGATTAAAGGCTTTTTTACTTAATGAGATTATCAATAAAAAACATCAAATTGTTATATCTACTCATTCACCTGTTTTAATACAAGAAATGCCTAAAGAATCTTTGAAGCTTTTTGAAACAAATATTACAGGAAAATTTTCTATTACAAATGGTGTAACAACCCAAGAAGCCTTTTATAACATAGAGGATGATGTTAGTGATAAGAAAACTATTATTTGTGAAGATATATCAGCTAAAATATTATTAGAAAAAGTATTAACTAAAATTAGAAAAATACAATACTTTAATGTTATATATGTTCATGGTGGAGCTGAAACGATTATCACTAAATATTTACCTGTATTTGCTACAAATGATGATTTTCAAAAAACAATGTATATTGTACTTGATGGTGATAAAAATTATGAGAAAAGATACGATATAGAATCATTAAGTTTGTCTGTATTAGAATCTGCGACTACTCTAGAAGAATATTTTAAGGAATCAACAAATTGTGTAATAAATGGTTATATTGATGGTAATAAAGGTCATGGAAGAGAAGATCAAAAAATAGATGTATACAAGCAATCCATAAAATATCATTATAATAATGTTTACTATTTACCATCAAAATCTATTCCAGAAGTTATTATATTAAATAGTAATTATGTTAGAAATACATATGGTAATATCATTAATAAATATAGCAACATTAATAATATTAATGCAAAAGAAATAGTTAAAGAAATCACTAATTCATTACATGGTGAAATCAATGATGACAATTATAGAAGTACTATAACAATCTTATCAAATCAATTTGCAAAAGAAGAGAATAGCAATTGTATAAGAATTATAAAAATAATTGATACGATATTTGAAAGTTAACCTATATGGAGGAGTGATTGAAATGAAGAAATATAATGCAATAGATTTATTTTGCGGAGCTGGAGGTCTTTCTTTAGGTTTAAAAAAAGCTGGATTCAATATTAGATTAGGCTTAGATATTGATACGAATGCACTAATAACATATTCCAATAATTTTTCTAAAACAGTAATTATTAAAGAAGATATTAAAGATGTTTCAGGATATACTTTGTTCAAAAATTCAAAAATTAAAAAGGGGAGTAATTTTCTTTTAGCAGGATGTCCACCTTGCCAGGGATTTTCTAATATAGGCAAGAGAGATGTTACTGATTTAAAAAATCAACTGGTTTTTGAATATACACGATTAATTCAAGAAATGAAACCTACATTTATACTTATGGAGAATGTTCCAGGAATGTCTAAAGGAGTAGGAAAAGAAATTTTTAAAAGGGTTATTAAAATATTAGAAAAACAGTATTATCTAAAATACGATACTTTAAATGCTGCTGATTATGGTGTTCCACAAATAAGGAAAAGGTTAGTTTTACATGGTATCCGAAATGATGTATATGTAAAATTGAATAAAGTATATCCTAAAGAAATAGAAAATATTTTTCCGATTCAAACGCATTATGAGAATGGAATAAATAATAGAAAAAAAAATTGGGTTTCTGTTGGGGAGATTTTGAGGAATCTTCCAGTCATAAAGGCTGGTGAATCTTATGAAGATGAAAAAATACACAATCACATTGCTAGAAAATTATCTGACACGAATTTGTTAAGATTAGATTACATTAGGAAAAATGGTGGTTCTAGAAAATGTTTGTCTGAAAAATTAGTTCTTGAATGCCATAAAAAAGCTAATACATCATATGGAGATACTTATGGTATTATGAGTATAAATAAACCATCACCAACATTAACAAGTGGTTGTACAGCAATAACGAAAGGAAGATTTGGTCACCCTATTCAAAATAGAGGAATTTCAGTAAGAGAAGCTGCTAGATTGCAATCTTTTGATGACAATTTTATATTTTATGGCGGCCTTGATAGTATGAGCTTGCAAATAGGGAATGCAGTTCCACCAAAATTAGCTGAAGCAAGTGGAAAAAAAATTATTAGGTTAATGGATTTATATGATAAGTTAAATAATGAATGATTAATTTTGTAATTTAAGTTTAAAACAAGATAAGGTAAAGTTTAAAACATTTACTTGTATATATAAACACCATAAGCTAGTCTATATCGAATGGAATGTTAATTAGAATGTATGAGGGGGCAAACCATAATATTCGCATGAAAAGAAAAATATTCATTAGAGTCGGAAGGTTTTTACTTTAGTGAATTTAGTTGATTGTAACAAGGCACGTTGAGACAGTGGGTAAGCTAGTTAAGAAATAGGCTAATATCAAAGAGTAAAATGGTCCCT
This genomic interval carries:
- a CDS encoding DNA cytosine methyltransferase, whose product is MKKYNAIDLFCGAGGLSLGLKKAGFNIRLGLDIDTNALITYSNNFSKTVIIKEDIKDVSGYTLFKNSKIKKGSNFLLAGCPPCQGFSNIGKRDVTDLKNQLVFEYTRLIQEMKPTFILMENVPGMSKGVGKEIFKRVIKILEKQYYLKYDTLNAADYGVPQIRKRLVLHGIRNDVYVKLNKVYPKEIENIFPIQTHYENGINNRKKNWVSVGEILRNLPVIKAGESYEDEKIHNHIARKLSDTNLLRLDYIRKNGGSRKCLSEKLVLECHKKANTSYGDTYGIMSINKPSPTLTSGCTAITKGRFGHPIQNRGISVREAARLQSFDDNFIFYGGLDSMSLQIGNAVPPKLAEASGKKIIRLMDLYDKLNNE
- a CDS encoding ATP-dependent nuclease, translated to MNSIRKTINEYINKIDKMLSNGKFYNYIEYMVFPHYKNLEPNSRIELNFPMTILIGKNGSGKSSTLHAFYGAPKGYSTGEYWFSTNIDPIVETGDSERNRYFYGYKENSKSYIKEVRKARIKRSESNIKKADLDYWETTRPSITDGMIPLSDKNSRNNPVVKDVIYVDFRGEISAFDKYFYFFEPRNGKKQDYLRKHSKFLSKIFDGDDARYGRYPDNKLFDKLIIMEKKHIEIINKILGKNYIEIKMVKHKVYEKWGTSIFVKTGFKSTYSEANSGSGESAIIKLVYKIMNAKPFSLILLDEPEVSLHPSAQLRLKAFLLNEIINKKHQIVISTHSPVLIQEMPKESLKLFETNITGKFSITNGVTTQEAFYNIEDDVSDKKTIICEDISAKILLEKVLTKIRKIQYFNVIYVHGGAETIITKYLPVFATNDDFQKTMYIVLDGDKNYEKRYDIESLSLSVLESATTLEEYFKESTNCVINGYIDGNKGHGREDQKIDVYKQSIKYHYNNVYYLPSKSIPEVIILNSNYVRNTYGNIINKYSNINNINAKEIVKEITNSLHGEINDDNYRSTITILSNQFAKEENSNCIRIIKIIDTIFES
- a CDS encoding methyl-accepting chemotaxis protein, whose protein sequence is MKKVLNFKYSIKNKLIFNFVSLIVISLLLMGIITYAIVVNQTKNDYTNFIHKEISHVNDGIENYLELIQQNTRMVSQSSLIQQADSRITSYVEKKDASGKVQMTPLENNSYEAEVYNTFKNFKDSHPEISSISLGVESNGGYVQYPASARTNGYDARERDWYKLALEHPDKPILSDVYISSDGSKSIISISAIKDSTGAIKGVITMNINLDELTKMIENIEIGKNGYIVLVDKNGTMLANPKDTSLVSKEVEELNISKLDITNNNNTSFETKMPDGNNYSISVQKQSNSNLSLNWTYICFVETSEFMSSARSIGMVTILFIVIFSILSIAITIFIARKIANPISNIASHLQLMGNGDFSVEMDSKYLKINDEVGEIAKSTKTMQSSLKEMLSIIQNHSNGINNKAENLHDAAESVSNSSGEVANAIQEVAKGTDEQAHNLINATNILSNFATAIEIMTKTLTDIQEKTNSINKTASEGNDNMSGLVLSVKSVDVTFKEFGEKLSLLGQNVNKVNEITNLIDSIAEQTNLLALNAAIEASRAGESGKGFAVVADEIRKLAEQSKNSADEIAHLLGSITNDTSSILKNSDNMKIELNNQLTGINSTIKSFKEIVGEVENVIPKINNANSSAENINKEKDNILSKVENISAISQETSASSEEIAASSEEMSATAENLFSTVENLRDMAKDMIKQVNNFKL